In a genomic window of Sporosarcina trichiuri:
- a CDS encoding LacI family DNA-binding transcriptional regulator has translation MKTIQDIAKIANVSKSTVSRYLNGGSVSKPMQEKLARIIGETGYRPNKFAQSLRAKRTAMIGAIVPRLTSRSAMQTLSGLDAYLRDRSHQLLIVNADLSAEREIESLYAMAKQKVDGIVLFATVITDAHIAAIREVGIPVVLLGQRCEGIPSLVYDDYKAGRDLADYVAAQGYRDAVYIGVTPEDEAIGVLRRQGIEDGLSDGGVRLTSYETGFEMEAAARAAAEILTSHKPDIILCATDDMAIGALKAIRDTGLSVPQDIGITGFGGYSLASAVSPGLSTVRFAFREAGAEAGCVLLGILAGEEPADCPPLKHELLIQESAVK, from the coding sequence TTGAAAACCATACAAGATATCGCGAAAATCGCGAACGTTTCCAAAAGTACGGTCTCCCGTTATTTGAACGGGGGATCCGTCAGTAAACCGATGCAGGAAAAACTGGCCCGCATCATCGGCGAAACCGGCTACCGGCCGAATAAGTTTGCACAGAGCCTGCGGGCCAAACGGACAGCGATGATCGGGGCGATCGTGCCGCGGCTGACGTCCCGATCCGCCATGCAGACGCTGAGCGGGCTGGATGCCTACCTGCGGGACCGTTCCCATCAGCTGCTCATCGTCAATGCCGATCTGAGCGCAGAACGTGAGATCGAGAGTCTGTACGCCATGGCAAAACAGAAAGTGGACGGCATCGTGCTGTTCGCAACAGTGATCACGGATGCTCATATCGCAGCGATCCGGGAGGTCGGGATTCCTGTCGTCCTGCTCGGGCAGCGGTGTGAAGGGATTCCGAGCCTCGTCTATGATGATTACAAAGCGGGCAGGGATCTGGCGGACTACGTGGCAGCCCAAGGGTACCGGGATGCGGTCTATATCGGCGTCACGCCGGAAGACGAAGCGATCGGCGTGCTGCGCCGGCAGGGGATCGAAGACGGCTTGTCGGATGGCGGAGTCCGTCTGACATCCTATGAAACAGGATTCGAGATGGAGGCCGCTGCACGGGCGGCCGCGGAGATTCTTACATCACACAAGCCGGACATCATCCTGTGCGCGACGGACGACATGGCGATTGGCGCTCTGAAGGCCATCCGCGACACGGGACTGTCCGTACCGCAGGATATCGGCATCACCGGGTTTGGCGGGTATTCACTCGCTTCCGCCGTATCGCCGGGCCTGTCGACAGTCCGTTTTGCTTTCCGCGAAGCGGGAGCGGAAGCCGGCTGTGTGCTTCTTGGCATACTGGCAGGCGAGGAACCGGCTGACTGCCCGCCGCTCAAGCACGAATTGCTGATACAGGAAAGCGCTGTCAAATAA
- a CDS encoding glycoside hydrolase family 32 protein, producing the protein MAVHWTREERYRRLDSVDPEEYDELTKAVANAPWRQKYHVQPLAGLLNDPNGFSWYNGQYHLFYQWFPLGPAHGLKYWYHTVSDNLVTFENKGIALSPDTPYDSHGVYSGSALQAGEDLMLFYTGNTRDEKWLRTPYQCMAKLDRQGVFTKWPRPVITGVPDGFTQELRDPKLWKEDGMYYCVIGAQQTDQTGAALLYKSEDLHDWHFIGEVRTELGAFGYMWECPDLFSLQGTDFLVFSPLGLKPEGLSRNNLFHAGYISGEFDLETGIFHHGPFTELDNGFDFYAPQTMEAPDGTRILIAWMAVPQLPYPTDKDGWANCMTLPRVLTVEEGRLKQRLPASWNKPAEQAATMELTAAGQPELLPFGGDCYELQTDVQDVTADEVHIDLRVRGLEYTRITYDRNAQQLIFDRSRSGEPVNASEGHARITVLSRPLQQLRILVDVSSVEIFINDGDAVMTSRIFPGEDSTGIRVQAEGGTAKLSFRHWTLDGIAFKNERIL; encoded by the coding sequence ATGGCTGTTCACTGGACGAGGGAGGAGCGCTACCGCAGGCTCGACTCGGTGGACCCGGAAGAATATGATGAACTCACAAAAGCCGTCGCGAATGCGCCATGGCGACAGAAATACCACGTGCAGCCGCTTGCCGGACTGCTCAACGATCCGAACGGGTTCAGCTGGTACAACGGTCAGTATCATCTGTTCTACCAATGGTTTCCGCTCGGTCCTGCGCACGGCTTGAAGTATTGGTATCATACTGTTTCAGATAACTTGGTGACTTTCGAGAACAAAGGGATTGCCCTGTCGCCCGACACGCCGTATGACTCGCACGGCGTCTACTCCGGCAGCGCGCTCCAGGCGGGTGAGGACCTGATGCTCTTCTACACGGGCAACACTCGGGATGAGAAATGGCTCCGCACGCCCTACCAATGTATGGCAAAGCTGGACCGGCAGGGGGTATTCACGAAATGGCCCCGTCCTGTCATCACCGGGGTGCCGGATGGGTTTACACAAGAGCTCAGGGATCCGAAGCTGTGGAAAGAAGACGGCATGTATTATTGTGTCATCGGTGCGCAGCAGACAGACCAGACAGGCGCTGCGCTGCTGTACAAATCCGAAGATCTGCATGACTGGCACTTCATCGGCGAAGTCAGGACGGAACTCGGCGCATTCGGTTATATGTGGGAATGCCCCGATCTGTTCTCACTCCAGGGCACAGACTTCTTAGTCTTTTCGCCGCTCGGCCTGAAACCTGAAGGGCTGAGCCGCAACAATCTGTTTCACGCAGGATACATAAGCGGAGAGTTCGATCTCGAAACGGGTATCTTCCATCACGGGCCTTTCACGGAACTCGACAATGGCTTCGATTTCTATGCGCCCCAGACGATGGAAGCACCGGACGGAACGCGCATCCTGATCGCCTGGATGGCGGTCCCGCAGCTGCCGTATCCGACAGATAAGGACGGCTGGGCGAACTGCATGACGCTGCCCCGTGTGCTCACCGTCGAGGAGGGGCGCCTGAAACAGCGGCTGCCGGCATCGTGGAATAAGCCTGCGGAACAGGCGGCCACTATGGAACTGACAGCCGCCGGACAGCCGGAACTGCTGCCGTTCGGCGGGGATTGCTATGAACTGCAGACAGACGTGCAGGACGTCACTGCGGATGAAGTCCACATCGATCTGCGGGTGCGCGGGCTGGAATATACCCGGATCACCTACGACCGGAACGCGCAGCAGCTCATCTTCGACCGCTCCAGGAGCGGGGAGCCGGTCAACGCCTCGGAAGGACATGCACGCATCACCGTACTCAGCCGGCCGCTGCAGCAGCTGCGGATCCTTGTCGACGTCTCGAGTGTCGAGATCTTCATCAACGACGGGGACGCCGTCATGACAAGCCGGATCTTCCCGGGAGAGGACTCGACGGGCATCCGGGTGCAGGCGGAGGGCGGCACAGCAAAGCTTTCGTTCCGCCACTGGACGCTGGATGGGATTGCCTTTAAGAATGAACGGATACTTTAA
- a CDS encoding sucrose-specific PTS transporter subunit IIBC, with protein MSAENRKIAEEVIEAVGGRDNIQSVAHCATRLRFIVHDRTKIDEEQIESIDKVKGAFFNSGQYQIVFGTGTVNRIFEEVESLGATGVTKSDMKQQTKDRGNPFQRLIRTFGDVFVPIIPVLVATGLFMGLRGLLTQEAVLSVFGLTPESIPENFILFTQVLTDTAFAFLPALIAWSAFRVFGGSPVLGIVLGLMLVNPALPNAYSVGSGDADPMLFFGFLPVTGYQGSVLPAFFIGFVGAKLERWLRKRTPEALDLILTPFLTLLIMIMLGLFVIGPIFHTVEIGVMAATVEILGLPFGVPGLLIGFFNQIIVITGVHHVFNFLEIQLLAQDGLNPYNAIVTAAVAAQGAAALAVGLKTKDKKLKALALPSSFSAFLGITEPAIFGVTLRYMKPFVMGLIGGAAGGFFASLVGLKATGMAITVIPGALLYLNSQLPLYIVANLIGAVVAFVLTWLFGYNDSMLKRTQDDHAVGR; from the coding sequence ATGTCAGCAGAAAACCGCAAGATCGCAGAAGAAGTCATTGAAGCAGTCGGAGGCCGGGACAATATCCAATCGGTGGCCCACTGTGCCACACGATTGAGATTCATCGTCCATGACCGTACGAAGATCGACGAAGAACAGATCGAATCCATCGACAAAGTGAAAGGGGCCTTCTTCAACTCGGGACAGTACCAGATCGTCTTCGGCACCGGAACGGTCAACCGGATCTTTGAGGAAGTGGAATCACTCGGGGCGACGGGCGTCACCAAATCGGACATGAAGCAGCAGACGAAAGACCGGGGCAACCCGTTCCAGCGGCTCATCCGGACATTCGGGGATGTTTTCGTCCCGATCATCCCGGTCCTCGTTGCGACAGGTCTTTTCATGGGGCTGCGGGGTCTGCTGACGCAGGAGGCGGTGCTGTCCGTCTTCGGACTGACGCCGGAATCGATTCCTGAGAACTTCATCCTGTTCACACAAGTGCTGACGGATACGGCGTTCGCCTTCCTGCCGGCGCTCATCGCCTGGTCGGCGTTCCGGGTGTTCGGAGGAAGCCCTGTGCTCGGGATCGTGCTCGGGCTCATGCTCGTCAACCCGGCACTGCCGAATGCGTATTCCGTCGGCAGCGGGGATGCCGACCCGATGCTGTTCTTTGGTTTCCTGCCAGTGACGGGCTACCAGGGATCCGTGCTGCCTGCGTTTTTCATCGGCTTTGTCGGGGCCAAGCTCGAGCGCTGGCTCCGCAAACGGACACCGGAAGCGCTTGACCTCATCCTGACACCGTTCTTGACGCTGCTGATCATGATCATGCTCGGCCTGTTCGTCATCGGGCCGATCTTCCACACCGTTGAAATCGGTGTCATGGCGGCGACTGTCGAGATCCTCGGCCTGCCGTTCGGGGTTCCGGGTCTCCTGATCGGGTTCTTCAACCAGATCATCGTCATCACGGGGGTCCATCACGTATTCAACTTCCTGGAGATCCAGCTGCTCGCCCAAGACGGCTTGAACCCTTATAACGCGATTGTCACGGCAGCCGTTGCGGCACAGGGGGCTGCGGCACTCGCCGTAGGTCTGAAAACGAAGGATAAAAAACTGAAAGCGCTCGCACTGCCATCATCGTTCTCCGCGTTTCTCGGGATCACCGAGCCGGCGATCTTCGGCGTGACACTGCGCTACATGAAGCCCTTCGTCATGGGGCTGATCGGCGGGGCGGCAGGTGGATTCTTTGCATCGCTCGTCGGTCTGAAAGCGACCGGCATGGCAATCACCGTCATTCCGGGCGCGCTGCTCTACCTGAACAGCCAGCTGCCGCTCTATATTGTCGCCAACCTGATCGGCGCAGTGGTCGCGTTCGTTCTGACCTGGCTGTTCGGCTACAACGATTCCATGCTGAAACGGACGCAAGATGATCACGCGGTCGGCAGATGA